From a single Shewanella donghaensis genomic region:
- a CDS encoding ATP-binding protein, which yields MTSKKQPVNKTSAQSADPLFLQAEHLAKDFSLFPAHSKQTLAEEIKGLLSEDAIQANLKELSTLDVDSYVTKVIQPTLDKNRPSAKRVIADLKGKMIAEEHLGSFYSAEIELNFGSRTRRIGFIAQERTSANGAWMPEHHLAACKAIRHFSELSMPIVYLIDTPGADAGEVANSQNQAHSISKAIAESANVDVPTVGIVIGAGYSGGAIPLAAANILLSLRDGIFNTIQPQGLQSIARKYNLSWQECAKSVGVSPEELLTAGCIDGIIDFSPYDKDERQHNLRRAIISGIEAVENAAVTFVRESDDLREHYDRSLERFLDPSKSLSALENNQGLAVASSPTMHHNLFGSAYRYLRYLTLRSRIHSISVEQYGRLSKVSVPEGDLLARIQAEQDSVFQSWITAPDKLVYDEELNKLWGTFDAKRSEISAERNVITRFILGEPKENYKKARKALLFNIGWSLYHRWKGNAANNFKGLIKHLESLPSSATQAPWPELNQLTVLDIVVNDELREDFIWQCHNVLIFNALYDNVVVNLASISKEAMMSKSLSRESVDKLLHNAIDTALSNSDAAHDKNKFYKWLKFFMDQSNRAELLTRVEQWKSVGFPQLNDSLFVILTYFFERLLPEYFDSEEDHSTYTGAINPVRIGRRKDFWNRLTMGYQDLLIQKVLRDEKRQGKMGWENVIGKFFTEFEELNGDKMSANQLNFPGFRLSIEDALDKGIRPCGLITGLADFDNGGQTLRVGVAVSNIAFQAGAFDMASAEKFSALLIECAKRKLPVVCFISSGGMQTKEGAAALFSMAVVNDRITRFVRDNELPVLMFGFGDCTGGAQASFVTHPLVQTYYLSGTNMPFAGQMVVPAYLPSTATLSNYLSKVPGAMTGLVHNPFSDTLDSQLSGIDPLMPLPTLHANDIITKALSSLVPEVKAIEEKIVQDDPRALMQPIDKVLIHARGCTAVKLIRKAHDNKINVVLVASDPDMTSVPADMLKVNDKLVCIGGNTSDESYLNAYSVLKVADYENVDALHPGIGFLSESPQFAALCVNNGVNFVGPSVHSMTTMGNKSNAIKTSQDQNVPVVPGSHGILTNAEQAVNVALEIGYPVLLKAVQGGGGKGIQVVTKPEDMIGFFQRTSTEAAAAFGNGDLYLEKYVTSLRHIEVQLLRDKFGNTKVLGIRDCSVQRNNQKVIEESGSTMLPEELKQRVLEYTRLLGDATDYMGAGTVEFIYNLDANEVYFMEMNTRLQVEHPVTEATSGIDIVSAQFDIAAGRSIEDLQPVDQGYAMEVRVTAEKAALDSDGVLQLLPHPGKITECYLPSRDDVEVISIAETGKEVSPYYDSLIAQIIIRGESREDVITKMSAYLDEAYIKGIATNIPLLKLILKDGTFNQGVYDTNYLPRLMAELDVPALVAEMEAAAETVGLDTESLRVAESNELKVLAQGAGIFYTSPAPGEPDFVKEGDIVTVDQNLALTEAMKMFSQVTLAGFNRQNAVLYPENQKYRIERILNSNGQQVSQGDLLFVILPIDGE from the coding sequence ATGACTAGCAAAAAGCAGCCCGTAAACAAGACATCGGCACAATCGGCTGATCCGCTATTTCTTCAAGCGGAACATTTAGCTAAAGATTTTTCATTATTCCCAGCTCATAGTAAGCAAACTTTAGCTGAAGAAATAAAAGGATTGTTATCAGAAGATGCAATCCAAGCAAATTTAAAAGAGCTATCGACACTCGACGTTGATAGTTATGTGACTAAAGTTATTCAACCTACTTTAGATAAGAACCGTCCGAGTGCTAAACGTGTTATCGCTGACCTTAAAGGTAAGATGATTGCAGAGGAGCACTTAGGTTCTTTTTATAGCGCAGAAATCGAATTAAACTTTGGCTCTCGTACTCGTCGCATTGGTTTTATTGCTCAAGAAAGAACCTCTGCAAACGGTGCGTGGATGCCAGAACATCACTTAGCTGCTTGCAAAGCCATTCGTCATTTTTCAGAGCTTTCAATGCCAATCGTTTACCTTATCGACACTCCAGGTGCCGATGCAGGTGAGGTTGCTAACAGCCAAAACCAAGCTCATTCAATTTCTAAAGCCATTGCTGAGAGTGCCAACGTTGACGTACCAACAGTGGGTATCGTCATCGGTGCTGGTTATTCTGGCGGTGCAATTCCACTAGCGGCTGCCAACATCCTGCTTTCATTGCGTGATGGTATTTTTAATACGATTCAGCCTCAAGGTTTGCAGAGCATTGCACGTAAGTACAATTTATCTTGGCAGGAATGTGCCAAGTCAGTGGGTGTTTCTCCTGAAGAGCTACTTACTGCGGGTTGTATTGACGGTATTATTGATTTCTCCCCATATGATAAAGATGAGCGTCAGCATAACCTGCGCCGCGCTATTATCAGTGGTATTGAAGCGGTAGAAAACGCGGCTGTAACGTTTGTACGTGAATCTGATGATTTACGTGAGCATTATGACCGCAGTTTAGAGCGTTTCTTAGACCCGTCTAAAAGTTTGTCAGCATTAGAGAATAACCAGGGATTAGCTGTTGCTAGCAGCCCAACAATGCACCACAATTTATTTGGTAGTGCATACCGTTATTTACGTTATCTGACGCTTCGTAGTCGTATCCACTCTATTTCAGTTGAGCAGTATGGTCGTTTATCGAAAGTGAGCGTACCTGAAGGTGACTTACTAGCGCGTATTCAGGCTGAACAAGATAGCGTGTTCCAATCTTGGATCACTGCACCTGATAAATTAGTTTATGACGAAGAGCTGAATAAGTTATGGGGCACATTTGATGCTAAGCGTAGCGAAATTTCTGCAGAACGTAACGTCATCACACGTTTCATTCTTGGTGAGCCAAAAGAGAATTATAAGAAAGCCCGTAAAGCGTTACTATTTAACATTGGTTGGTCGCTTTACCATCGCTGGAAAGGTAATGCCGCTAACAATTTTAAAGGCTTGATAAAGCATCTTGAATCTTTACCGTCGTCTGCAACACAAGCTCCATGGCCTGAACTTAATCAGCTGACAGTGCTTGATATCGTCGTCAATGACGAATTACGTGAAGATTTTATTTGGCAATGTCATAACGTATTAATCTTTAACGCCCTTTACGACAATGTAGTGGTTAACTTAGCGTCGATTTCGAAAGAAGCGATGATGTCTAAAAGCTTATCCCGTGAATCTGTGGATAAGTTATTACATAACGCAATCGATACCGCATTATCTAATAGTGACGCTGCACATGATAAGAATAAGTTCTATAAATGGCTTAAATTCTTCATGGATCAATCAAACCGTGCAGAACTACTGACCCGTGTAGAACAATGGAAGAGTGTTGGTTTTCCGCAATTAAACGACAGTTTATTTGTAATCCTGACTTACTTCTTTGAACGTCTATTACCAGAATATTTCGACAGTGAAGAAGATCATTCAACATACACAGGTGCGATTAATCCTGTGCGTATTGGCCGTCGTAAAGATTTCTGGAACCGTCTAACGATGGGTTATCAAGATTTACTGATCCAAAAAGTACTGCGTGATGAAAAACGTCAAGGCAAGATGGGCTGGGAAAATGTTATCGGTAAGTTCTTCACTGAATTCGAAGAGCTTAACGGCGATAAGATGTCTGCCAACCAATTAAACTTCCCTGGTTTCCGTCTCTCTATTGAAGATGCTTTAGACAAAGGCATTCGTCCTTGTGGTTTAATCACTGGTTTAGCTGATTTTGACAATGGTGGCCAAACATTACGTGTTGGTGTTGCAGTATCAAACATTGCATTCCAGGCAGGTGCTTTTGATATGGCCAGTGCTGAAAAATTCAGCGCACTATTAATTGAATGTGCCAAGCGTAAACTACCGGTTGTGTGCTTTATCAGTTCAGGTGGTATGCAAACTAAAGAAGGTGCTGCAGCACTATTCTCAATGGCTGTTGTGAATGACCGTATTACGCGTTTTGTTCGTGATAATGAGCTACCTGTACTAATGTTTGGTTTTGGTGATTGTACTGGTGGCGCACAAGCAAGTTTTGTGACGCATCCTTTAGTGCAAACTTATTACCTATCGGGTACTAATATGCCATTTGCTGGTCAAATGGTGGTGCCTGCATACTTACCATCGACGGCGACATTATCTAACTACTTGTCTAAAGTACCGGGTGCGATGACGGGGTTAGTGCATAACCCATTCAGTGATACGCTAGATAGTCAGCTTTCAGGTATTGATCCATTAATGCCACTGCCTACGCTGCATGCTAACGATATTATTACTAAAGCCTTATCGAGTTTAGTACCAGAAGTTAAAGCCATTGAAGAGAAAATTGTCCAAGACGATCCTCGCGCTTTAATGCAGCCTATTGATAAAGTACTGATTCATGCTCGTGGTTGTACTGCGGTTAAATTGATCCGTAAAGCCCATGACAACAAGATTAACGTGGTACTTGTAGCATCAGATCCAGATATGACTTCTGTACCTGCTGACATGTTAAAAGTGAACGACAAGCTTGTTTGTATTGGTGGTAACACCTCTGATGAAAGTTACCTTAATGCATACTCTGTGTTGAAAGTGGCTGACTACGAAAACGTAGATGCACTTCACCCTGGTATTGGTTTCTTATCTGAAAGCCCACAGTTTGCTGCATTATGTGTCAATAATGGCGTTAACTTTGTTGGTCCTAGTGTTCATTCAATGACGACTATGGGTAACAAATCAAATGCGATTAAAACTTCACAAGATCAAAACGTACCAGTAGTCCCTGGTAGCCACGGTATTTTGACTAATGCTGAGCAAGCGGTAAACGTTGCGCTTGAAATTGGTTACCCAGTGCTACTTAAAGCAGTACAAGGCGGTGGTGGTAAAGGTATTCAGGTGGTGACTAAACCTGAAGACATGATTGGATTTTTCCAAAGAACCTCAACCGAAGCTGCAGCAGCATTTGGTAATGGCGACCTTTACCTTGAGAAATATGTCACTTCATTGCGTCATATTGAAGTTCAGTTACTGCGTGACAAGTTTGGTAACACCAAAGTGTTGGGTATTCGTGACTGTTCAGTGCAACGTAATAACCAGAAAGTGATTGAAGAATCTGGTTCAACCATGTTGCCAGAAGAGCTTAAGCAACGTGTACTTGAATACACACGTTTATTAGGTGATGCAACTGATTACATGGGTGCGGGTACGGTTGAATTTATTTACAACCTTGATGCCAATGAAGTCTACTTCATGGAAATGAATACGCGTCTTCAAGTTGAGCATCCAGTGACTGAAGCCACATCTGGTATTGATATAGTGAGTGCGCAATTTGATATTGCCGCAGGTCGTTCAATTGAAGACCTTCAGCCTGTCGATCAAGGCTATGCAATGGAAGTACGTGTAACAGCAGAGAAAGCCGCGCTTGATAGCGATGGCGTACTGCAGTTGTTGCCTCATCCTGGCAAGATTACAGAGTGTTACTTACCATCTCGAGATGATGTTGAAGTCATTTCAATTGCTGAAACCGGTAAAGAAGTATCACCATATTACGATAGCTTAATTGCACAAATCATTATCCGTGGTGAGTCTCGTGAAGATGTGATTACCAAGATGTCTGCTTACTTAGATGAAGCGTATATCAAAGGCATTGCAACTAACATCCCATTGTTGAAGCTAATTCTTAAAGATGGCACATTCAATCAAGGTGTTTACGATACTAACTATTTACCACGTTTAATGGCTGAGCTTGACGTTCCTGCACTGGTTGCTGAAATGGAAGCTGCTGCTGAAACTGTCGGTTTAGATACTGAGTCTTTGCGTGTCGCAGAAAGTAATGAGCTTAAAGTGTTAGCTCAAGGTGCAGGTATCTTCTATACCTCTCCAGCGCCAGGTGAACCTGACTTTGTTAAGGAAGGTGACATTGTTACTGTAGATCAAAACTTAGCGCTTACTGAAGCGATGAAGATGTTCTCACAAGTAACGCTTGCCGGCTTTAACCGTCAAAATGCTGTGCTTTACCCTGAAAATCAAAAATATCGTATCGAGCGAATTTTGAATAGTAACGGCCAGCAAGTTTCACAAGGTGACTTATTGTTTGTTATTCTACCTATCGACGGCGAATAA
- the fusA gene encoding elongation factor G yields MTELSKYRNIGIFAHVDAGKTTTTERILKLTGKIHKIGEVHDGESTTDFMEQEAERGITIQSAAVSCFWKDHRFNVIDTPGHVDFTVEVYRSLKVLDGGVGVFCGSGGVEPQSETNWRYANESEVARIIFVNKLDRMGADFLRVVKQTKDVLAANPLVMVLPIGIEDEFSGVVDLLTRKAWVWDETGEAENYKIEEIPADMVDLVEEYREMLIETALEQDDDLLEAYMEGEEPSMEEVKRCIRKGTRDMSFFPTYCGSAFKNKGMQLLLDAVVDYLPDPVEVDPQPLTDEEGNENGEFALVSVDEPFKALAFKIMDDRFGALTFVRIYSGKINKGDTILNSFTGKTERVGRMVEMQADERNELDYAQAGDIIAIVGMKNVQTGHTLCDVKHPCTLEAMVFPEPVISISVTPKDKGGSEKMGIAIGKMIAEDPSFRVETDIDSGETILKGMGELHLDIKVDILKRTYGVDLIVGEPQVAYRETITKEIEDSYTHKKQSGGSGQFGKIDYIIKPGEQNTGFTFSSKVVGGNVPKEFWPAVEKGFASLMGTGTVAGFPVLDVELILLDGAFHAVDSSAIAFEIAAKGAFRQSMPKAGAQLLEPIMNVDVFSPDDNVGDVIGDLNRRRGMIKDQMAGVTGVRIKADVPLSEMFGYIGSLRTMTSGRGQFSMEFAHYSPCPNSVAEKVIIDVKEREAAAAKK; encoded by the coding sequence ATGACCGAATTATCCAAATACAGAAACATTGGTATCTTCGCTCACGTTGACGCGGGTAAAACCACGACCACCGAGCGTATCCTAAAACTAACCGGTAAGATCCATAAGATCGGTGAAGTTCATGATGGTGAATCTACTACTGACTTCATGGAACAGGAAGCTGAGCGCGGTATTACTATTCAGTCAGCAGCAGTAAGCTGTTTCTGGAAAGACCACCGTTTTAACGTTATTGACACTCCTGGTCACGTTGACTTCACTGTTGAAGTATATCGTTCACTTAAAGTGCTTGATGGCGGTGTTGGTGTATTCTGTGGTTCTGGTGGTGTTGAGCCTCAGTCAGAAACTAACTGGCGTTATGCTAACGAATCAGAAGTTGCTCGTATCATCTTCGTAAACAAATTAGACCGTATGGGTGCTGATTTCTTACGTGTTGTTAAGCAAACTAAAGATGTTCTAGCTGCTAACCCACTCGTTATGGTTTTACCGATTGGTATCGAAGACGAATTCTCTGGTGTTGTTGATCTACTTACTCGTAAAGCATGGGTATGGGATGAAACAGGCGAAGCAGAAAATTACAAAATCGAAGAAATTCCAGCTGACATGGTAGATCTTGTAGAAGAATACCGTGAAATGCTAATCGAAACTGCTTTAGAGCAAGACGATGATTTATTAGAAGCATACATGGAAGGCGAAGAGCCATCTATGGAAGAAGTTAAGCGTTGTATCCGTAAGGGTACTCGTGACATGTCTTTCTTCCCTACATACTGTGGTTCTGCTTTCAAGAACAAAGGTATGCAGCTTCTTCTTGATGCTGTTGTTGATTACCTTCCTGATCCAGTTGAAGTTGATCCACAACCTCTTACTGATGAAGAAGGCAACGAAAATGGCGAATTCGCTTTAGTTTCTGTTGATGAGCCTTTCAAAGCGTTAGCATTCAAAATCATGGATGACCGTTTTGGTGCATTAACCTTCGTACGTATCTACTCTGGTAAGATCAACAAAGGTGACACCATCCTTAACTCGTTTACAGGTAAAACTGAACGTGTTGGTCGTATGGTTGAAATGCAAGCTGATGAACGTAACGAATTAGATTACGCTCAAGCGGGTGACATCATCGCTATCGTTGGTATGAAGAATGTTCAAACTGGTCACACTTTGTGTGATGTTAAGCATCCTTGTACTCTTGAAGCAATGGTATTCCCTGAGCCAGTTATCTCTATCTCGGTAACTCCGAAAGATAAAGGTGGTTCTGAGAAAATGGGTATCGCTATCGGTAAAATGATTGCAGAAGATCCATCTTTCCGTGTAGAAACTGATATCGATTCAGGCGAAACCATCCTTAAAGGTATGGGTGAGCTTCACTTAGACATCAAAGTAGACATCCTTAAGCGTACTTACGGTGTTGACTTAATCGTTGGTGAACCTCAAGTTGCTTACCGTGAAACTATCACGAAAGAAATTGAAGATAGCTACACGCATAAGAAACAGTCTGGTGGTTCTGGTCAGTTCGGTAAGATCGACTACATCATCAAGCCTGGTGAGCAAAACACTGGTTTCACTTTCAGCTCTAAAGTTGTTGGTGGTAACGTACCTAAAGAATTCTGGCCTGCAGTTGAGAAAGGTTTCGCATCATTGATGGGAACGGGTACTGTTGCTGGTTTCCCAGTATTAGATGTTGAATTAATCCTTTTAGATGGTGCTTTCCACGCAGTTGATTCGTCAGCTATCGCGTTCGAAATCGCTGCTAAAGGTGCATTCCGTCAGTCTATGCCTAAAGCCGGTGCACAACTTCTTGAGCCAATCATGAACGTTGACGTATTCAGCCCAGATGACAATGTTGGTGATGTTATTGGTGACCTTAACCGTCGTCGTGGCATGATCAAAGATCAAATGGCTGGTGTTACTGGTGTTCGTATTAAAGCTGACGTACCGTTATCAGAAATGTTCGGTTACATCGGTTCACTACGTACTATGACATCAGGTCGTGGCCAATTCTCTATGGAATTCGCTCACTACTCACCATGTCCAAACAGTGTTGCTGAAAAAGTAATCATTGACGTTAAAGAACGTGAAGCAGCTGCAGCTAAGAAGTAA
- a CDS encoding GNAT family N-acetyltransferase: protein MITIRTFTHADIKELWQLKFDTIRSVNLRHYTDEQVKAWAPSEYDEAAWAKRVTQIAPFIAEVDGIIAGFADMQSDGYIDHFFCSHDYQGQGVGTRLMKTILTQAKQAQLISLYSDVSITAKPFFESFGFDVEKAQSIDVRGITLDNFKMRMLLD, encoded by the coding sequence ATGATAACAATAAGAACATTCACTCACGCAGACATTAAAGAGCTATGGCAGCTTAAGTTCGACACAATCAGATCGGTTAATCTTAGACATTATACAGATGAGCAAGTAAAAGCTTGGGCACCATCTGAATACGATGAGGCCGCTTGGGCTAAGCGAGTTACACAAATAGCGCCATTTATTGCAGAAGTTGATGGCATTATTGCAGGTTTTGCTGATATGCAAAGTGATGGCTACATTGATCACTTTTTCTGTAGCCATGATTACCAGGGTCAAGGTGTGGGAACTAGGCTGATGAAGACGATTTTGACTCAAGCAAAACAAGCTCAATTAATTTCGTTATATTCTGATGTCAGCATTACAGCAAAGCCATTCTTTGAATCTTTTGGCTTTGATGTAGAGAAAGCTCAGTCTATTGACGTTCGAGGAATCACACTCGATAACTTTAAAATGCGAATGTTGCTGGATTAA
- a CDS encoding alkyl/aryl-sulfatase: MKQFYLLAAAFSVAVSCNSFAATQSKPATEHTQKANAAVLKALPFSDKTDFENAKRGFIAKPDVVTIKDADGNVVWDLEQYKTYISDDKSSPDTVNPSLWRNTQLVLQHGLFEVTENIYQVRGFDLSNITFIKGDKGWIVFDPLISPETAKASLDLINKHMGERPVVAIVYSHSHIDHYGGATGLATAEDVKSGKVQVISPEHFTEHAVSENVIAGNAMGRRAVYMYGALLPRNAKGGVNGGLGMTVSTGLAGLLVPSTEIKETGTKLTIDGVEMEFQLTPGTEAPAEMNTWFPQFKALWMAENTTNTMHNILTLRGAQVRDALIWSSFLDETINLWGKEAEVKFQSHHWPLWGSEEIIPYFKKQRDIYKFTHDQSVRLMNQGYTGEEISEMITLPDELEQNWATRGYYGTLKHNSRAVYQRYMGWYNGNPSNLDNLPPEMVAIKYMEYMGGEAEVIKKAKTSFANGEYRWVAEVMKHAVFANPTSEAAKELLADAFEQLGYQSESGPWRSVYLQGAFELRNGIPSAGGTQTATPDTIRAMTPELLFDYLAVRLDSAKAAGKQFDININFTDLKKNYTLTVENAVLHHSKYQVENPDVALVMSMETMNSIQLKEITFDEAIKKGDVKISGDKALFTSFLGMLDEYNFWFNIVTP, encoded by the coding sequence ATGAAACAGTTTTACCTGTTGGCTGCAGCTTTTTCCGTTGCAGTGTCATGTAATAGTTTCGCCGCAACCCAATCTAAACCCGCCACTGAACATACCCAAAAAGCCAATGCCGCAGTGCTTAAAGCATTGCCTTTTAGCGATAAAACAGACTTTGAAAATGCTAAACGTGGTTTTATTGCTAAGCCTGACGTGGTCACGATTAAAGATGCCGATGGTAATGTTGTTTGGGATCTTGAGCAATATAAAACCTATATCAGTGATGATAAATCCTCGCCAGATACGGTAAACCCAAGCTTATGGCGTAATACACAGTTAGTGCTGCAACATGGTTTATTTGAAGTCACAGAGAATATTTATCAAGTGCGTGGCTTTGATTTAAGTAATATTACTTTCATCAAAGGAGACAAGGGCTGGATTGTATTCGATCCATTGATTTCTCCAGAAACAGCCAAAGCTTCGCTAGACTTAATCAATAAACACATGGGTGAACGTCCTGTCGTGGCTATTGTGTATAGTCATAGTCACATTGATCATTATGGTGGTGCTACAGGTCTAGCAACAGCTGAAGATGTCAAAAGTGGCAAGGTACAAGTTATCTCTCCAGAACATTTCACTGAACATGCTGTCTCTGAAAATGTGATCGCAGGTAATGCTATGGGCCGTAGAGCGGTTTATATGTATGGTGCATTGTTGCCAAGAAATGCTAAAGGCGGCGTTAATGGTGGTCTTGGTATGACTGTATCGACAGGGCTTGCAGGATTACTTGTACCCAGTACAGAAATTAAAGAGACGGGGACTAAGTTAACCATTGATGGCGTTGAAATGGAGTTCCAACTGACACCAGGCACTGAAGCGCCAGCTGAAATGAATACCTGGTTCCCACAATTTAAAGCATTATGGATGGCAGAAAATACCACCAATACCATGCATAACATCTTGACCTTACGTGGTGCTCAAGTTCGTGATGCCTTAATTTGGTCTAGCTTTCTTGATGAAACCATCAATCTTTGGGGTAAAGAGGCTGAAGTTAAGTTTCAAAGCCACCATTGGCCATTATGGGGTAGCGAAGAAATCATTCCCTATTTTAAAAAACAGCGTGATATTTATAAGTTCACCCATGATCAATCAGTACGCTTGATGAACCAAGGTTACACTGGTGAAGAGATTTCTGAAATGATTACACTGCCAGATGAATTAGAGCAGAACTGGGCTACCAGAGGCTATTACGGAACGCTGAAACATAATAGCCGTGCTGTTTACCAACGTTATATGGGTTGGTATAACGGTAATCCATCTAATCTTGATAATTTGCCTCCAGAAATGGTCGCCATAAAGTATATGGAATACATGGGCGGCGAAGCTGAAGTGATTAAAAAAGCTAAAACGTCTTTTGCTAATGGTGAATACCGTTGGGTTGCCGAAGTGATGAAGCATGCGGTCTTTGCTAATCCAACATCTGAAGCTGCAAAGGAACTACTTGCTGATGCATTCGAACAATTAGGTTATCAATCTGAATCAGGTCCTTGGCGTTCAGTATACCTTCAAGGTGCGTTTGAACTTCGAAATGGTATTCCGTCAGCAGGTGGCACTCAAACGGCAACGCCAGATACGATTCGAGCTATGACACCTGAATTACTGTTTGATTATCTCGCGGTTAGATTGGATTCTGCCAAAGCCGCTGGTAAGCAATTTGATATCAATATTAATTTCACTGACCTTAAAAAGAACTACACCTTAACGGTTGAGAATGCTGTTTTACATCATAGTAAATATCAAGTTGAAAACCCTGATGTGGCGTTAGTCATGAGTATGGAAACCATGAATAGTATTCAGTTAAAAGAAATAACTTTTGACGAAGCAATTAAGAAGGGTGATGTGAAAATTAGTGGTGATAAAGCTCTATTTACTTCGTTCCTTGGCATGCTTGATGAGTATAACTTCTGGTTCAATATTGTGACGCCATAG
- a CDS encoding nitrate reductase cytochrome c-type subunit — MKKLLSLAAIVLSLSACSGQQAQQTTAPVNVKSLAGDVQITDTMPADAKATYPSRGTSLERTFVHQPPLIPHRDGYAITMKKNGCLTCHSTEKAARMKATPIDKSHVKADGEFDDKYYFCVQCHVAQADNKEALVENYHTN, encoded by the coding sequence ATGAAGAAATTACTTAGCCTTGCTGCGATAGTGCTCAGTCTTAGCGCATGCTCAGGTCAACAAGCACAGCAAACAACTGCACCTGTAAATGTAAAATCACTTGCTGGTGACGTACAAATAACAGACACCATGCCTGCAGATGCTAAAGCGACTTACCCGAGCCGTGGTACATCACTAGAAAGAACATTTGTACATCAACCACCTTTGATCCCACATAGAGATGGTTATGCGATTACGATGAAAAAGAATGGTTGTTTAACCTGTCACAGCACAGAAAAAGCTGCGCGCATGAAAGCGACACCCATCGACAAATCACACGTAAAAGCTGATGGTGAATTTGACGATAAATATTACTTCTGTGTTCAGTGCCATGTTGCACAAGCAGACAATAAAGAAGCATTAGTTGAGAATTACCATACAAACTAA